In Astyanax mexicanus isolate ESR-SI-001 chromosome 17, AstMex3_surface, whole genome shotgun sequence, a single window of DNA contains:
- the mat2b gene encoding methionine adenosyltransferase 2 subunit beta isoform X3 — protein MPGFEYGDFEEDVYTPYRRVLVTGATGLLGRAVYKEFQNNDWDALGSGYNRARPRFLRCNLLDEDAVRAVIHDFQPHVIVHCAAERRPDVVEHHTEAALNLNVHACATLAKEADTAGIFLLYISTDYVFDGRNPPYGENDAPNPLNMYGKSKLEGEREILRHCPGAAILRVPILYGEVEKVEESAVTVLWDRVQEGAESCTIDHCQQRFPTYTSDVARVCRNMAERALQDPSLRGIFHYSGKEQMTKYEMACAIADAFNLPSSHLIPLTEQPAGAGAQRPQNAQLECSRLELLGLSVEATPFKTAVRDSLWPFLHDKRWRQTVFH, from the exons GAAGATGTGTACACCCCATACAGGCGTGTGCTTGTGACTGGCGCGACTGGTCTTCTCGGACGTGCTGTCTACAAGGAGTTTCAGAACAATGACTGGGATGCTCTCGGTTCTGGTTACAACCGGGCTCGGCCTCGTTTCCTGAGGTGCAACCTGCTGGATGAAGATGCTGTGCGAGCGGTCATTCATGACTTTCAG CCCCATGTGATCGTGCACTGCGCTGCTGAGAGGAGGCCGGACGTGGTGGAGCATCACACAGAGGCAGCTTTGAACCTGAACGTACATGCATGTGCTACTCTGGCAAAAGAAGCAG ACACAGCTGGCATCTTCCTGCTCTACATTAGTACGGATTACGTATTTGATGGACGTAACCCCCCATACGGAGAAAATGATGCACCCAACCCATTGAACATGTACGGGAAGTCCAAActtgagggagaaagagagatccTCAGACACTGTCCAG GTGCTGCTATACTTCGTGTGCCCATTTTGTACGgggaggtggagaaggtggagGAGAGTGCTGTAACAGTGTTGTGGGACCGTGTTCAGGAAGGGGCTGAGAGCTGCACTATAGACCACTGCCAGCAGCGCTTTCCCACCTACACAAGTGATGTGGCGCGTGTCTGCAGGAACATGGCTGAGAGGGCTCTTCAG GACCCATCCTTGCGAGGGATATTTCACTATTCGGGTAAAGAGCAGATGACTAAATATGAGATGGCCTGTGCCATTGCAGATGCGTTTAACCTGCCCAGCAGTCATCTTATACCg CTGACCGAGCAgcctgctggtgctggagcccaGAGGCCACAGAATGCACAGTTGGAGTGCTCTCGTCTAGAGCTGCTTGGTTTAAGTGTTGAAGCCACCCCCTTCAAGACGGCTGTAAGAGACAGTCTGTGGCCCTTCCTCCACGACAAACGCTGGAGACAGACCGTCTTTCACTGA
- the mat2b gene encoding methionine adenosyltransferase 2 subunit beta isoform X4 codes for MPGFEYGDFEEDVYTPYRRVLVTGATGLLGRAVYKEFQNNDWDALGSGYNRARPRFLRCNLLDEDAVRAVIHDFQPHVIVHCAAERRPDVVEHHTEAALNLNVHACATLAKEAAGIFLLYISTDYVFDGRNPPYGENDAPNPLNMYGKSKLEGEREILRHCPGAAILRVPILYGEVEKVEESAVTVLWDRVQEGAESCTIDHCQQRFPTYTSDVARVCRNMAERALQDPSLRGIFHYSGKEQMTKYEMACAIADAFNLPSSHLIPLTEQPAGAGAQRPQNAQLECSRLELLGLSVEATPFKTAVRDSLWPFLHDKRWRQTVFH; via the exons GAAGATGTGTACACCCCATACAGGCGTGTGCTTGTGACTGGCGCGACTGGTCTTCTCGGACGTGCTGTCTACAAGGAGTTTCAGAACAATGACTGGGATGCTCTCGGTTCTGGTTACAACCGGGCTCGGCCTCGTTTCCTGAGGTGCAACCTGCTGGATGAAGATGCTGTGCGAGCGGTCATTCATGACTTTCAG CCCCATGTGATCGTGCACTGCGCTGCTGAGAGGAGGCCGGACGTGGTGGAGCATCACACAGAGGCAGCTTTGAACCTGAACGTACATGCATGTGCTACTCTGGCAAAAGAAGCAG CTGGCATCTTCCTGCTCTACATTAGTACGGATTACGTATTTGATGGACGTAACCCCCCATACGGAGAAAATGATGCACCCAACCCATTGAACATGTACGGGAAGTCCAAActtgagggagaaagagagatccTCAGACACTGTCCAG GTGCTGCTATACTTCGTGTGCCCATTTTGTACGgggaggtggagaaggtggagGAGAGTGCTGTAACAGTGTTGTGGGACCGTGTTCAGGAAGGGGCTGAGAGCTGCACTATAGACCACTGCCAGCAGCGCTTTCCCACCTACACAAGTGATGTGGCGCGTGTCTGCAGGAACATGGCTGAGAGGGCTCTTCAG GACCCATCCTTGCGAGGGATATTTCACTATTCGGGTAAAGAGCAGATGACTAAATATGAGATGGCCTGTGCCATTGCAGATGCGTTTAACCTGCCCAGCAGTCATCTTATACCg CTGACCGAGCAgcctgctggtgctggagcccaGAGGCCACAGAATGCACAGTTGGAGTGCTCTCGTCTAGAGCTGCTTGGTTTAAGTGTTGAAGCCACCCCCTTCAAGACGGCTGTAAGAGACAGTCTGTGGCCCTTCCTCCACGACAAACGCTGGAGACAGACCGTCTTTCACTGA
- the mat2b gene encoding methionine adenosyltransferase 2 subunit beta isoform X1: protein MSEREKELKIHFSPGHVQLVQEDVYTPYRRVLVTGATGLLGRAVYKEFQNNDWDALGSGYNRARPRFLRCNLLDEDAVRAVIHDFQPHVIVHCAAERRPDVVEHHTEAALNLNVHACATLAKEADTAGIFLLYISTDYVFDGRNPPYGENDAPNPLNMYGKSKLEGEREILRHCPGAAILRVPILYGEVEKVEESAVTVLWDRVQEGAESCTIDHCQQRFPTYTSDVARVCRNMAERALQDPSLRGIFHYSGKEQMTKYEMACAIADAFNLPSSHLIPLTEQPAGAGAQRPQNAQLECSRLELLGLSVEATPFKTAVRDSLWPFLHDKRWRQTVFH from the exons atgagtgagagagagaaagagctaaaGATACACTTCAGCCCTGGACATGTGCAGCTGGTGCAG GAAGATGTGTACACCCCATACAGGCGTGTGCTTGTGACTGGCGCGACTGGTCTTCTCGGACGTGCTGTCTACAAGGAGTTTCAGAACAATGACTGGGATGCTCTCGGTTCTGGTTACAACCGGGCTCGGCCTCGTTTCCTGAGGTGCAACCTGCTGGATGAAGATGCTGTGCGAGCGGTCATTCATGACTTTCAG CCCCATGTGATCGTGCACTGCGCTGCTGAGAGGAGGCCGGACGTGGTGGAGCATCACACAGAGGCAGCTTTGAACCTGAACGTACATGCATGTGCTACTCTGGCAAAAGAAGCAG ACACAGCTGGCATCTTCCTGCTCTACATTAGTACGGATTACGTATTTGATGGACGTAACCCCCCATACGGAGAAAATGATGCACCCAACCCATTGAACATGTACGGGAAGTCCAAActtgagggagaaagagagatccTCAGACACTGTCCAG GTGCTGCTATACTTCGTGTGCCCATTTTGTACGgggaggtggagaaggtggagGAGAGTGCTGTAACAGTGTTGTGGGACCGTGTTCAGGAAGGGGCTGAGAGCTGCACTATAGACCACTGCCAGCAGCGCTTTCCCACCTACACAAGTGATGTGGCGCGTGTCTGCAGGAACATGGCTGAGAGGGCTCTTCAG GACCCATCCTTGCGAGGGATATTTCACTATTCGGGTAAAGAGCAGATGACTAAATATGAGATGGCCTGTGCCATTGCAGATGCGTTTAACCTGCCCAGCAGTCATCTTATACCg CTGACCGAGCAgcctgctggtgctggagcccaGAGGCCACAGAATGCACAGTTGGAGTGCTCTCGTCTAGAGCTGCTTGGTTTAAGTGTTGAAGCCACCCCCTTCAAGACGGCTGTAAGAGACAGTCTGTGGCCCTTCCTCCACGACAAACGCTGGAGACAGACCGTCTTTCACTGA
- the zgc:165573 gene encoding cysteine-rich and transmembrane domain-containing protein 1, producing MNYDHPPPYTGPGPAAPGYPPPNAPGYPPQGYPPQGYPAPAYPVPTDQQPYPNYPPGPPGPYPVQPGYQGYQVPPQPYGPGYGEPPKNTVYVVEQGRRDDSGEQACLTACWTALCCCCLWDMMT from the exons ATGAATTACGATCATCCTCCCCCATACACCGGCCCTGGCCCTGCGGCCCCAGGGTACCCGCCACCAAATGCTCCCGGTTACCCTCCACAGGGTTACCCACCTCAGGGCTACCCCGCACCAGCCTACCCTGTTCCCACAGATCAACAGCCTTACCCCAACTACCCTCCAGGACCTCCTGGACCATACCCAGTCCAGCCGGGTTATCAGGGATATCAGGTACCCCCCCAACCGTATGGACCAGGGTATGGGGAGCCACCTAAAAACACAG TGTACGTGGTGGAACAGGGGCGGCGAGATGATTCTGGAGAGCAGGCATGTCTGACTGCCTGCTGGACGGCGCTGTGCTGCTGTTGTCTGTGGGATATGATGACCTAA
- the mat2b gene encoding methionine adenosyltransferase 2 subunit beta isoform X2, with translation MSEREKELKIHFSPGHVQLVQEDVYTPYRRVLVTGATGLLGRAVYKEFQNNDWDALGSGYNRARPRFLRCNLLDEDAVRAVIHDFQPHVIVHCAAERRPDVVEHHTEAALNLNVHACATLAKEAAGIFLLYISTDYVFDGRNPPYGENDAPNPLNMYGKSKLEGEREILRHCPGAAILRVPILYGEVEKVEESAVTVLWDRVQEGAESCTIDHCQQRFPTYTSDVARVCRNMAERALQDPSLRGIFHYSGKEQMTKYEMACAIADAFNLPSSHLIPLTEQPAGAGAQRPQNAQLECSRLELLGLSVEATPFKTAVRDSLWPFLHDKRWRQTVFH, from the exons atgagtgagagagagaaagagctaaaGATACACTTCAGCCCTGGACATGTGCAGCTGGTGCAG GAAGATGTGTACACCCCATACAGGCGTGTGCTTGTGACTGGCGCGACTGGTCTTCTCGGACGTGCTGTCTACAAGGAGTTTCAGAACAATGACTGGGATGCTCTCGGTTCTGGTTACAACCGGGCTCGGCCTCGTTTCCTGAGGTGCAACCTGCTGGATGAAGATGCTGTGCGAGCGGTCATTCATGACTTTCAG CCCCATGTGATCGTGCACTGCGCTGCTGAGAGGAGGCCGGACGTGGTGGAGCATCACACAGAGGCAGCTTTGAACCTGAACGTACATGCATGTGCTACTCTGGCAAAAGAAGCAG CTGGCATCTTCCTGCTCTACATTAGTACGGATTACGTATTTGATGGACGTAACCCCCCATACGGAGAAAATGATGCACCCAACCCATTGAACATGTACGGGAAGTCCAAActtgagggagaaagagagatccTCAGACACTGTCCAG GTGCTGCTATACTTCGTGTGCCCATTTTGTACGgggaggtggagaaggtggagGAGAGTGCTGTAACAGTGTTGTGGGACCGTGTTCAGGAAGGGGCTGAGAGCTGCACTATAGACCACTGCCAGCAGCGCTTTCCCACCTACACAAGTGATGTGGCGCGTGTCTGCAGGAACATGGCTGAGAGGGCTCTTCAG GACCCATCCTTGCGAGGGATATTTCACTATTCGGGTAAAGAGCAGATGACTAAATATGAGATGGCCTGTGCCATTGCAGATGCGTTTAACCTGCCCAGCAGTCATCTTATACCg CTGACCGAGCAgcctgctggtgctggagcccaGAGGCCACAGAATGCACAGTTGGAGTGCTCTCGTCTAGAGCTGCTTGGTTTAAGTGTTGAAGCCACCCCCTTCAAGACGGCTGTAAGAGACAGTCTGTGGCCCTTCCTCCACGACAAACGCTGGAGACAGACCGTCTTTCACTGA